The Vibrio aerogenes nucleotide sequence TTATTCTCCGCTCGGTTTCAGCCGCAGCTGTGGCTATTATTGTTTTGCTGATTTCAAATTACATTATTGCCCATCGCCGGGTGATTGTGCCGCTCAATACACTGAAAACCCATATGTCAGTGCTTGGACAGGGGGATTTACACACCGCATTTCCACTGTCTGAATTTAATGAAGATGAGCTGGGTCAGGCTGCACAGGCTTTTCAGGAGATGAAACAAAATCTGACGCAATTAATCGTTGCTGTGAAAAGCAGTGTTGATAATCTGGAGCAAACTTCCGGGATGCTGGAAGAGAAAGTGAATTTTACGCATCAAAGCGTTGAAGTCCAGCAAGCTGAAATCAGCCAGATTGTTTCTGACGCGCAAAATCTGTCACTCAACACCCAAATGATTAATGAAGTCAGCGAACAAGCGCTGCAAAACAGTGAATTAACGAAAGAACAGGCTCAGCAGGGTGAAAAAAGTATTCTGGCTTCGGTTTCTGCGACCGATGAGATGTCACAACTGATTACGCAAACCAGCGCAGTGATTCACACTTTGTATAACCACAGCTCAGATATCGGCGTTATTTCTGATGTGATCAGTGATGTGACAAGGCAGACAAACCTGCTGGCGCTCAACGCTGCGATCGAAGCGGCCAGGGCCGGAGAAGCGGGGCGTGGTTTTGCTGTTGTTGCAGAGCAGGTTCGGGAACTTGCTCAGAAAACCCAGAGTTCAATTGAAGAAATTGGTGAGATTATTGATGGGTTACAATCGCAGGTGGCGGATGCCCAGACAATGATGTCTGACTGTCAAAATCACATTGAGACCAATCTGGTGCAGGTGACAAAAGCCGGGGAATCTTATCATCATATTGTCGATGCCTCAGAGTCT carries:
- a CDS encoding methyl-accepting chemotaxis protein; the protein is MRQISITNLVRLNMLIVILAIAGLSVYLIASLNHVQLQFGKVVDRNVNLLTTISDMRYYTVTYRRFALDYGLTTSTSEHHEIIKTIEFNDQAVAVALQRMKQLADTGEIQQNVASFERHIQQYRAMQQDYIRLIDSGRIEDARRKMLGPMLAPFNTIVENLTDFQSRLRQQAIDIRDEKRREISTVILRSVSAAAVAIIVLLISNYIIAHRRVIVPLNTLKTHMSVLGQGDLHTAFPLSEFNEDELGQAAQAFQEMKQNLTQLIVAVKSSVDNLEQTSGMLEEKVNFTHQSVEVQQAEISQIVSDAQNLSLNTQMINEVSEQALQNSELTKEQAQQGEKSILASVSATDEMSQLITQTSAVIHTLYNHSSDIGVISDVISDVTRQTNLLALNAAIEAARAGEAGRGFAVVAEQVRELAQKTQSSIEEIGEIIDGLQSQVADAQTMMSDCQNHIETNLVQVTKAGESYHHIVDASESVAEMDGKIAALVHEQNGLSVHVSQSTARISSSSVQIEQIAGETAQAYQSLRAQTDVLKDYINTFHIAPTA